The following are encoded in a window of Castanea sativa cultivar Marrone di Chiusa Pesio chromosome 9, ASM4071231v1 genomic DNA:
- the LOC142611004 gene encoding uncharacterized protein LOC142611004 isoform X2: MEESIRSFCGSLSSFCNHVESSCDALKQSIDRRPIPLDSASSTFIHSLNRRVSIATDDLNLLDSMTFATVSFEELLGHCNEVYKKNQSDLTDLELRLKDFGYNPEVEIDDEDEVRSISTPHGLEMKVSDSKDGLDSLYSYCRPDSMTSSIVKSLEEDALLDDSLSLKRLGLSDACLATLASEATGQIDDVSDHRKHLDFGQHEEKFKSIEVQKPLIKELLDAIEKINSSLIKKEKTNGCNYFHQDEISSLGLGHKARSYLLLLVRLNRLVVETIDGSISYRVL, from the exons ATGGAGGAGTCGATCCGAAGCTTTTGTGGAAGCTTAAGTTCATTCTGCAACCACGTCGAGTCCAGTTGCGACGCTCTCAAGCAATCCATCGATCGCCGTCCCATTCCTCTCG ATTCGGCTTCTTCGACCTTCATACATTCCCTCAATCGCCGCGTATCGATCGCAACCGACGATCTCAACCTCCTCGATTCCATGACTTTCGCCACCGTCTCTTTCGAAGAGCTCTTAGGCCACTGCAATGAGGTCTACAAGAAGAACCAGTCCGATCTCACCGATCTCGAACTTCGCCTCAAGGACTTTGGATACAATCCCG AAGTTGAgattgatgatgaagatgaggtTCGTAGTATATCAACACCGCATGGTTTGGAAATGAAGGTTTCGGATTCGAAGGATGGATTGGATTCATTGTATTCTTATTGTAGACCGGACTCTATGACCAGTTCTATAGTGAAGAGTTTGGAAGAAGATGCATT ATTGGATGACTCACTCAGTTTGAAAAGGCTTGGGCTTTCTGACGCTTGCCTCGCCACTTTAGCATCTGAAG CTACTGGTCAGATTGATGATGTATCTGATCATAGAAAACACTTAGATTTTG GGCAACATGAGGAAAAATTTAAGTCGATTGAAGTTCAAAAGCCTTTAATAAAG GAGCTGCTTGATGCTATTGAGAAGATCAATTCAAGCCTGatcaagaaagagaaaacaaatgGATGCAACTATTTCCACCAAGATGAAATTTCATCATTGGGATTGG GTCATAAAGCAAGATCTTATTTGCTGCTACTTGTACGCTTGAATCGGTTAGTTGTTGAGACTATTGATGGATCAATATCCTATCGAGTTTTATAG
- the LOC142609664 gene encoding putative glutamate carboxypeptidase AMP1 isoform X2, with protein sequence MVETVWKGTSKPSALCTFLLLILLCIFGFYSLHYPHSTEINPNAPNALRFRQIFLSSATNYTIAAYLRALTLHPHLAGTAPSLATVNYVVSHFKNLSLQTHTAQYKTLLSYPTHSSLSAHFTNGTVHDLSLSEPSKNDNGDDAAVVRPYHAYSPSGTAFAKAVFVNYGRDVDFEAIKELNVSVKGCVVIARRGDLPRGIVVQKAEENGAVAVLMYTEGEEVKGFERGTVMSGVGDPLSPGWAAVDDAETLELEDTQVLKRFPNIPSMPLSVRAAQIILDSLGGAPPPEIWRVHLRAVGPGPTILNFTYQGEKKVATIHNVFAVIRGSEEPDRYVLLGNHRDAWTYGAVDPNSGTAALLDIARRYALMMRLGWQPRRTIILCSWDAEEFGMIGSTEWVEQNLVNLGSKAVAYLNVDCAVQGPGFFVGATPQLDSLLLEVTKKVKDPDSEGSTVYEKWAATNAGTNIQRLSGVDSDFAPFVQHAGVPSIDIYYGRDFPVYHTAFDSYEWMTNNGDPLFHRHVAVAGIWGLLALHLADDSILPFNYLSYAEQLQRYKRILSNLLDENVSLHPTYKKKKNVSLHPLTTSIQELVSAAKEAEDEAKSRY encoded by the exons ATGGTAGAGACTGTCTGGAAAGGGACATCAAAGCCTTCGGCCTTATGTACCTTCCTGCTACTCATTCTTCTCTGCATTTTTGGTTTCTATAGTTTACACTACCCGCACTCTACAGAAATAAATCCGAATGCCCCAAATGCCCTCCGCTTCCGCCAGATATTCCTCTCCTCTGCCACCAACTACACCATAGCTGCCTACCTCCGCGCCCTCACGCTGCACCCTCACCTCGCCGGAACCGCGCCCTCTTTAGCCACCGTGAACTACGTCGTTTCCCACTTCAAAAACCTCAGCCTCCAAACCCACACCGCTCAGTACAAAACCCTACTCTCCTATCCTACGCACTCCTCTCTCTCCGCGCATTTTACCAACGGGACAGTCCACGACCTGTCGTTGTCGGAGCCCTCGAAGAACGACAACGGTGACGACGCTGCTGTAGTACGACCTTATCACGCGTACTCGCCGTCGGGTACGGCGTTCGCTAAAGCGGTGTTCGTGAATTACGGGAGGGACGTGGACTTTGAGGCGATCAAGGAGTTGAATGTGAGTGTCAAAGGGTGCGTAGTGATTGCGAGAAGAGGAGATTTGCCTAGAGGGATTGTGGTTCAGAAGGCGGAGGAGAATGGAGCTGTGGCGGTGCTGATGTACACTGAGGGCGAAGAGGTCAAAGGGTTCGAGAGAGGGACTGTGATGAGTGGCGTGGGGGACCCACTTAGTCCTGGCTGGGCTGCAGTCGATGATGCCGAGACTTTGGAGTTGGAAGACACTCAAGTCTTGAAAAGATTTCCCAACATTCCATCCATGCCCTTGTCGGTTCGGGCAGCTCAGATCATTTTGGACTCACTCGGTGGCGCTCCGCCGCCGGAAATATGGCGGGTTCACCTCCGGGCTGTCGGGCCGGGCCCGACTATCTTGAACTTCACTTACCAG GGGGAGAAAAAGGTAGCGACTATTCATAATGTTTTTGCTGTCATAAGGGGTTCGGAAGAGCCTGATCGCTATGTGCTGCTTGGAAATCATAGAGATGCATGGACTTATGGTGCTGTTGACCCCAACAGTGGAACTGCAGCGCTGCTTGACATTGCTCGTAGATATGCTCTTATGATGCGCTTGGGGTGGCAGCCTCGAAGGACAATAATTCTCTGCAGTTGGGATGCAGAAGAGTTTGGGATG ATAGGATCAACTGAATGGGTTGAACAGAACCTTGTGAATCTGGGCTCCAAAGCAGTAGCCTACCTTAATGTAGATTGTGCGGTTCAAGGTCCGGGTTTCTTTGTTGGTGCTACGCCTCAGTTGGACAGTCTACTTCTTGAGGTCACAAAGAAG GTAAAGGATCCTGATTCAGAGGGTTCAACAGTCTATGAGAAGTGGGCTGCCACAAATGCAGGCACGAAT ATCCAAAGACTTAGTGGAGTGGATTCTGATTTTGCTCCATTTGTGCAACATGCAGGGGTTCCTTCTATTGATATATACTATGGAAGAG ATTTTCCTGTCTATCACACTGCTTTTGACTCATATGAGTGGATGACAAATAATGGAGATCCGTTGTTTCATCGGCATGTGGCTG TTGCAGGAATTTGGGGTCTTCTAGCCCTTCACCTGGCTGATGATTCCATTCTACCATTTAATTACCTATCTTATGCTGAACAATTGCAG AGGTATAAACGTATCTTGAGCAACTTGTTGGATGAGAATGTATCCCTGCATCccacctataaaaaaaaaaagaatgtatcCCTGCATCCTCTAACAACGTCAATTCAAGAACTTGTCTCTGCAGCTAAAGAAGCTGAGGATGAAGCCAAG AGCAGATACTGA
- the LOC142609664 gene encoding putative glutamate carboxypeptidase AMP1 isoform X1, with the protein MVETVWKGTSKPSALCTFLLLILLCIFGFYSLHYPHSTEINPNAPNALRFRQIFLSSATNYTIAAYLRALTLHPHLAGTAPSLATVNYVVSHFKNLSLQTHTAQYKTLLSYPTHSSLSAHFTNGTVHDLSLSEPSKNDNGDDAAVVRPYHAYSPSGTAFAKAVFVNYGRDVDFEAIKELNVSVKGCVVIARRGDLPRGIVVQKAEENGAVAVLMYTEGEEVKGFERGTVMSGVGDPLSPGWAAVDDAETLELEDTQVLKRFPNIPSMPLSVRAAQIILDSLGGAPPPEIWRVHLRAVGPGPTILNFTYQGEKKVATIHNVFAVIRGSEEPDRYVLLGNHRDAWTYGAVDPNSGTAALLDIARRYALMMRLGWQPRRTIILCSWDAEEFGMIGSTEWVEQNLVNLGSKAVAYLNVDCAVQGPGFFVGATPQLDSLLLEVTKKVKDPDSEGSTVYEKWAATNAGTNIQRLSGVDSDFAPFVQHAGVPSIDIYYGRDFPVYHTAFDSYEWMTNNGDPLFHRHVAVAGIWGLLALHLADDSILPFNYLSYAEQLQRYKRILSNLLDENVSLHPTYKKKKNVSLHPLTTSIQELVSAAKEAEDEAKILRQQETTGDSVVLKKRALNDRLMLAERGFLDVDGLQGRQWFKHLIYGPPGDHESKLDFFPGVADAISQSTRMSQKESQAAIQHEIWRVSRAIQRAARALEGELT; encoded by the exons ATGGTAGAGACTGTCTGGAAAGGGACATCAAAGCCTTCGGCCTTATGTACCTTCCTGCTACTCATTCTTCTCTGCATTTTTGGTTTCTATAGTTTACACTACCCGCACTCTACAGAAATAAATCCGAATGCCCCAAATGCCCTCCGCTTCCGCCAGATATTCCTCTCCTCTGCCACCAACTACACCATAGCTGCCTACCTCCGCGCCCTCACGCTGCACCCTCACCTCGCCGGAACCGCGCCCTCTTTAGCCACCGTGAACTACGTCGTTTCCCACTTCAAAAACCTCAGCCTCCAAACCCACACCGCTCAGTACAAAACCCTACTCTCCTATCCTACGCACTCCTCTCTCTCCGCGCATTTTACCAACGGGACAGTCCACGACCTGTCGTTGTCGGAGCCCTCGAAGAACGACAACGGTGACGACGCTGCTGTAGTACGACCTTATCACGCGTACTCGCCGTCGGGTACGGCGTTCGCTAAAGCGGTGTTCGTGAATTACGGGAGGGACGTGGACTTTGAGGCGATCAAGGAGTTGAATGTGAGTGTCAAAGGGTGCGTAGTGATTGCGAGAAGAGGAGATTTGCCTAGAGGGATTGTGGTTCAGAAGGCGGAGGAGAATGGAGCTGTGGCGGTGCTGATGTACACTGAGGGCGAAGAGGTCAAAGGGTTCGAGAGAGGGACTGTGATGAGTGGCGTGGGGGACCCACTTAGTCCTGGCTGGGCTGCAGTCGATGATGCCGAGACTTTGGAGTTGGAAGACACTCAAGTCTTGAAAAGATTTCCCAACATTCCATCCATGCCCTTGTCGGTTCGGGCAGCTCAGATCATTTTGGACTCACTCGGTGGCGCTCCGCCGCCGGAAATATGGCGGGTTCACCTCCGGGCTGTCGGGCCGGGCCCGACTATCTTGAACTTCACTTACCAG GGGGAGAAAAAGGTAGCGACTATTCATAATGTTTTTGCTGTCATAAGGGGTTCGGAAGAGCCTGATCGCTATGTGCTGCTTGGAAATCATAGAGATGCATGGACTTATGGTGCTGTTGACCCCAACAGTGGAACTGCAGCGCTGCTTGACATTGCTCGTAGATATGCTCTTATGATGCGCTTGGGGTGGCAGCCTCGAAGGACAATAATTCTCTGCAGTTGGGATGCAGAAGAGTTTGGGATG ATAGGATCAACTGAATGGGTTGAACAGAACCTTGTGAATCTGGGCTCCAAAGCAGTAGCCTACCTTAATGTAGATTGTGCGGTTCAAGGTCCGGGTTTCTTTGTTGGTGCTACGCCTCAGTTGGACAGTCTACTTCTTGAGGTCACAAAGAAG GTAAAGGATCCTGATTCAGAGGGTTCAACAGTCTATGAGAAGTGGGCTGCCACAAATGCAGGCACGAAT ATCCAAAGACTTAGTGGAGTGGATTCTGATTTTGCTCCATTTGTGCAACATGCAGGGGTTCCTTCTATTGATATATACTATGGAAGAG ATTTTCCTGTCTATCACACTGCTTTTGACTCATATGAGTGGATGACAAATAATGGAGATCCGTTGTTTCATCGGCATGTGGCTG TTGCAGGAATTTGGGGTCTTCTAGCCCTTCACCTGGCTGATGATTCCATTCTACCATTTAATTACCTATCTTATGCTGAACAATTGCAG AGGTATAAACGTATCTTGAGCAACTTGTTGGATGAGAATGTATCCCTGCATCccacctataaaaaaaaaaagaatgtatcCCTGCATCCTCTAACAACGTCAATTCAAGAACTTGTCTCTGCAGCTAAAGAAGCTGAGGATGAAGCCAAG ATACTGAGACAGCAAGAAACTACAGGTGATTCTGTAGTGTTGAAAAAGCGAGCACTGAATGATCGGCTGATGCTTGCTGAAAGAGGGTTTTTGGATGTGGATGGGCTTCAAGGAAGGCAGTGGTTTAAGCATCTC ATTTATGGGCCTCCGGGTGACCATGAAAGCAAGTTGGATTTCTTCCCTGGGGTAGCAGATGCTATTTCCCAATCTACAAGAATGAGTCAAAAAGAAAGCCAAGCGGCAATTCAGCATGAGATCTGGAGGGTTTCCAGAGCAATTCAAAGAGCTGCCAGAGCTCTTGAAGGGGAACTTACCTGA
- the LOC142611004 gene encoding uncharacterized protein LOC142611004 isoform X1 — translation MEESIRSFCGSLSSFCNHVESSCDALKQSIDRRPIPLDSASSTFIHSLNRRVSIATDDLNLLDSMTFATVSFEELLGHCNEVYKKNQSDLTDLELRLKDFGYNPVEIDDEDEVRSISTPHGLEMKVSDSKDGLDSLYSYCRPDSMTSSIVKSLEEDALLDDSLSLKRLGLSDACLATLASEATGQIDDVSDHRKHLDFGQHEEKFKSIEVQKPLIKVSNDDYESLPSYLKGLAPWEELLDAIEKINSSLIKKEKTNGCNYFHQDEISSLGLGHKARSYLLLLVRLNRLVVETIDGSISYRVL, via the exons ATGGAGGAGTCGATCCGAAGCTTTTGTGGAAGCTTAAGTTCATTCTGCAACCACGTCGAGTCCAGTTGCGACGCTCTCAAGCAATCCATCGATCGCCGTCCCATTCCTCTCG ATTCGGCTTCTTCGACCTTCATACATTCCCTCAATCGCCGCGTATCGATCGCAACCGACGATCTCAACCTCCTCGATTCCATGACTTTCGCCACCGTCTCTTTCGAAGAGCTCTTAGGCCACTGCAATGAGGTCTACAAGAAGAACCAGTCCGATCTCACCGATCTCGAACTTCGCCTCAAGGACTTTGGATACAATCCCG TTGAgattgatgatgaagatgaggtTCGTAGTATATCAACACCGCATGGTTTGGAAATGAAGGTTTCGGATTCGAAGGATGGATTGGATTCATTGTATTCTTATTGTAGACCGGACTCTATGACCAGTTCTATAGTGAAGAGTTTGGAAGAAGATGCATT ATTGGATGACTCACTCAGTTTGAAAAGGCTTGGGCTTTCTGACGCTTGCCTCGCCACTTTAGCATCTGAAG CTACTGGTCAGATTGATGATGTATCTGATCATAGAAAACACTTAGATTTTG GGCAACATGAGGAAAAATTTAAGTCGATTGAAGTTCAAAAGCCTTTAATAAAGGTATCAAATGATGATTATGAGAGTCTTCCTTCCTATCTGAAAGGTCTAGCGCCGTGGGAG GAGCTGCTTGATGCTATTGAGAAGATCAATTCAAGCCTGatcaagaaagagaaaacaaatgGATGCAACTATTTCCACCAAGATGAAATTTCATCATTGGGATTGG GTCATAAAGCAAGATCTTATTTGCTGCTACTTGTACGCTTGAATCGGTTAGTTGTTGAGACTATTGATGGATCAATATCCTATCGAGTTTTATAG
- the LOC142611004 gene encoding uncharacterized protein LOC142611004 isoform X3, with the protein MEESIRSFCGSLSSFCNHVESSCDALKQSIDRRPIPLDSASSTFIHSLNRRVSIATDDLNLLDSMTFATVSFEELLGHCNEVYKKNQSDLTDLELRLKDFGYNPEVEIDDEDEVRSISTPHGLEMKVSDSKDGLDSLYSYCRPDSMTSSIVKSLEEDALLDDSLSLKRLGLSDACLATLASEATGQIDDVSDHRKHLDFGQHEEKFKSIEVQKPLIKVSNDDYESLPSYLKGLAPWEELLDAIEKINSSLIKKEKTNGCNYFHQDEISSLGLGHKARSYLLLLVRLNRLVVETIDGSISYRVL; encoded by the exons ATGGAGGAGTCGATCCGAAGCTTTTGTGGAAGCTTAAGTTCATTCTGCAACCACGTCGAGTCCAGTTGCGACGCTCTCAAGCAATCCATCGATCGCCGTCCCATTCCTCTCG ATTCGGCTTCTTCGACCTTCATACATTCCCTCAATCGCCGCGTATCGATCGCAACCGACGATCTCAACCTCCTCGATTCCATGACTTTCGCCACCGTCTCTTTCGAAGAGCTCTTAGGCCACTGCAATGAGGTCTACAAGAAGAACCAGTCCGATCTCACCGATCTCGAACTTCGCCTCAAGGACTTTGGATACAATCCCG AAGTTGAgattgatgatgaagatgaggtTCGTAGTATATCAACACCGCATGGTTTGGAAATGAAGGTTTCGGATTCGAAGGATGGATTGGATTCATTGTATTCTTATTGTAGACCGGACTCTATGACCAGTTCTATAGTGAAGAGTTTGGAAGAAGATGCATT ATTGGATGACTCACTCAGTTTGAAAAGGCTTGGGCTTTCTGACGCTTGCCTCGCCACTTTAGCATCTGAAG CTACTGGTCAGATTGATGATGTATCTGATCATAGAAAACACTTAGATTTTG GGCAACATGAGGAAAAATTTAAGTCGATTGAAGTTCAAAAGCCTTTAATAAAGGTATCAAATGATGATTATGAGAGTCTTCCTTCCTATCTGAAAGGTCTAGCGCCGTGGGAG GAGCTGCTTGATGCTATTGAGAAGATCAATTCAAGCCTGatcaagaaagagaaaacaaatgGATGCAACTATTTCCACCAAGATGAAATTTCATCATTGGGATTGG GTCATAAAGCAAGATCTTATTTGCTGCTACTTGTACGCTTGAATCGGTTAGTTGTTGAGACTATTGATGGATCAATATCCTATCGAGTTTTATAG